From Pseudomonas sp. B21-028, one genomic window encodes:
- a CDS encoding DNA polymerase Y family protein, producing the protein MRWVCILFPQLALDAALRQRPDPEEPLALLTGPAQRRVLQAVNDPARALGLRPGQTMTAAQALSKGFATAEYDAAQIEHWQQFLAAWAYRFSSQVSVHYPRTVLFEIESSLGLFGPWPVFEARLRAELTELGFRHRIVAAPNPVAARVLANAHDALVVPDAECLQQRLGQMPVDRIGLPADVATALSRMGLRCLEQVQALPRHTLARRFEAQVLKHLDALIGSRTLALSFYLPPDRFDVRIELNYDVQSHQALLFPLRRLTGDLSAFLCGRDSGVQRFDLHLEHAGLPDTIIKVGLLGAERDPSMLFELARGRLEQVQVEAPVRGFRLCAEDLPSFVPQRLELFDERPQQSLPWEQLRERLRARLGDDAVQGLGFRDDHRPECAWQMTPQPRPQACVVRSAVQRPGWLLDEPQALPEGQARVLMGPERIETGWWDGADVRRDYYLVETRAGQRGWAYRPVGEGGPLWLQGWFA; encoded by the coding sequence ATGCGCTGGGTCTGCATTCTCTTTCCGCAATTGGCGCTGGACGCCGCGCTACGTCAGCGCCCCGATCCCGAGGAGCCCCTGGCGCTGTTGACCGGCCCGGCCCAGCGTCGCGTGTTGCAAGCGGTCAACGATCCCGCCCGGGCCCTGGGCCTGCGTCCCGGCCAGACCATGACCGCCGCCCAGGCCCTGAGCAAAGGCTTTGCCACTGCCGAATATGACGCCGCGCAGATCGAGCACTGGCAACAGTTCCTGGCGGCCTGGGCCTATCGGTTCAGCTCCCAGGTCAGCGTGCATTACCCGCGCACGGTGCTGTTCGAGATCGAGTCGAGCCTGGGCCTGTTCGGGCCCTGGCCGGTTTTCGAGGCGCGGCTGCGGGCCGAACTGACGGAATTGGGCTTTCGTCATCGCATCGTCGCGGCCCCGAACCCGGTGGCGGCGCGGGTGCTCGCCAATGCCCATGACGCCCTGGTGGTACCGGATGCCGAGTGCCTGCAACAACGCCTGGGACAGATGCCGGTGGATCGGATCGGCCTGCCCGCCGACGTCGCCACGGCGTTGTCGCGCATGGGGTTGCGCTGCCTGGAGCAGGTCCAGGCCTTGCCCCGGCACACGCTGGCACGGCGCTTCGAAGCCCAGGTCCTCAAGCACCTCGACGCATTGATCGGCAGTCGCACCCTGGCGCTGTCGTTCTACCTGCCGCCGGACCGTTTCGATGTGCGCATCGAACTCAACTACGACGTCCAGTCCCATCAGGCGCTGCTGTTCCCGTTACGCCGGTTGACCGGTGACCTGTCGGCCTTCCTGTGCGGCCGCGACAGTGGCGTGCAGCGTTTTGACCTGCACCTGGAACATGCCGGGTTGCCGGACACGATTATCAAGGTCGGCCTGCTCGGTGCCGAACGGGACCCCTCGATGCTTTTCGAACTGGCCCGTGGCCGTCTGGAGCAGGTGCAGGTCGAGGCGCCGGTGCGCGGCTTTCGCTTGTGTGCCGAAGACTTGCCGAGTTTCGTGCCTCAGCGCCTGGAGCTGTTCGATGAGCGTCCCCAGCAGTCCTTGCCCTGGGAGCAACTGCGGGAACGGTTGCGCGCACGATTGGGGGACGACGCGGTGCAGGGCCTGGGGTTTCGCGACGACCATCGGCCTGAGTGCGCCTGGCAGATGACACCTCAGCCCCGGCCCCAGGCCTGTGTGGTGCGCAGCGCTGTGCAGCGTCCCGGCTGGCTGCTGGACGAGCCCCAGGCGTTGCCGGAAGGCCAGGCGCGCGTCCTCATGGGCCCGGAGCGCATCGAGACCGGCTGGTGGGACGGCGCCGACGTGCGCCGCGATTACTACCTGGTCGAAACCCGTGCGGGACAACGGGGCTGGGCCTATCGACCGGTGGGCGAGGGCGGGCCGTTGTGGTTGCAGGGCTGGTTCGCATGA
- a CDS encoding ATP-binding protein: MEFLSQPHGCPGWDGEMARRIRAYDWRQTELGPIEHWSASLRSAVQVLLASPLPMVMLWGRQGFMIYNDAYAEVAGGRHPYLLGCAVELGWPEVAEFNRHVLDVCLAGGTLSYRNKELVLLRDGKPEDVWMDLFYSPVPDDDQTPAGVLAIVVETTELVLSERARQAAERSYRAVNERIQLALSAGPLLGSFVWDIQADTLSGDERFARTFDYPPDTPLEALPIEIARQRVHPDDLDEVKQRIELTLRTGASFNAEYRVRRPEDDDLWVQASGQCEFDALGKPLRFPGVLIDINERKTAEASLLRFTRDLEQRVADEVQARLAAEELLRQSQKLEAIGGLTGGIAHDFNNLLQVIAGNLHLLARHEPDNANVQRRISASIEAVERGAKLSSQLLAFARRQPLSPAVYNPRRIYDDLEELLQRALGETIRIEVTLPDEPWCIHVDRNQLENALLNLAINARDAMGGEGTIRIAGENIMLDEASCAGKGIPAGDYVRLSVIDSGAGMSPEILNQVFEPFFTTKTDGQGTGLGLSMVFGFVKQSGGHIEIASDLGKGTRAQMYFPRSYQPEAGEQTHDYTPQPGRHETILVVEDNDAVRSASVELLEQSGYRTLTAANADAAMKLLLEGAKIDLIFTDVVMPGLIKSSDLAAWAKVQTPPVPVLFTSGNTKDIISRNHQLSPDTHLLSKPYGPDALTRMVRSVLGG; the protein is encoded by the coding sequence ATGGAGTTCTTATCCCAGCCTCACGGATGTCCCGGATGGGACGGTGAAATGGCCCGGCGCATCCGGGCGTACGATTGGCGCCAGACCGAACTGGGCCCTATCGAACACTGGTCCGCCAGCCTGCGCAGTGCCGTCCAGGTGTTGCTCGCTTCGCCCTTGCCGATGGTCATGTTGTGGGGCCGCCAGGGCTTCATGATCTACAACGATGCCTACGCCGAGGTCGCCGGCGGGCGTCACCCTTATCTGTTGGGATGCGCGGTAGAGCTGGGTTGGCCGGAAGTGGCCGAATTCAATCGTCACGTACTGGACGTGTGCCTGGCCGGAGGCACGTTGTCCTATCGCAACAAGGAGCTGGTCCTGTTGCGTGATGGTAAGCCTGAAGATGTGTGGATGGACCTTTTCTACAGCCCCGTGCCCGACGATGACCAGACACCGGCCGGCGTGCTGGCGATTGTCGTGGAAACCACCGAACTGGTCCTGTCCGAGCGGGCTCGCCAGGCAGCGGAACGCAGCTATCGCGCCGTCAATGAGCGCATCCAGCTGGCCCTTTCGGCCGGGCCACTGCTGGGCTCGTTTGTCTGGGATATCCAGGCCGACACCTTGTCCGGCGACGAGCGTTTCGCCCGCACGTTCGACTACCCGCCAGACACGCCGCTGGAGGCGTTGCCCATCGAGATTGCCCGTCAGCGTGTTCATCCCGATGATCTTGATGAGGTCAAGCAACGCATTGAACTGACCTTGCGCACGGGGGCGTCCTTCAATGCCGAATACCGGGTGCGTCGCCCCGAGGACGATGACCTGTGGGTCCAGGCCAGCGGTCAATGCGAGTTCGATGCGTTGGGCAAACCCCTGCGTTTCCCCGGTGTGCTGATTGACATCAACGAACGCAAGACCGCCGAAGCGTCGTTGCTCAGGTTCACCCGTGACCTGGAGCAGCGGGTCGCCGATGAGGTCCAGGCGCGGCTGGCGGCCGAAGAGCTGTTGCGCCAGTCGCAGAAGCTCGAAGCCATTGGCGGCCTCACCGGCGGCATCGCCCATGACTTCAATAACCTGCTGCAAGTGATCGCTGGCAACCTGCATTTGCTGGCACGACACGAGCCGGACAATGCCAATGTGCAGCGCAGGATCAGCGCTTCCATCGAGGCGGTGGAGCGGGGCGCCAAGCTGTCATCGCAACTGCTGGCCTTTGCCCGTCGCCAGCCGCTGTCACCGGCGGTCTACAACCCCCGGCGCATCTATGACGACCTGGAGGAATTACTGCAACGGGCCTTGGGCGAGACCATCCGGATCGAAGTGACCCTGCCCGACGAGCCCTGGTGTATCCATGTGGATCGCAACCAGCTGGAAAATGCCCTGCTGAACCTGGCGATCAATGCCCGCGATGCCATGGGCGGCGAAGGCACCATCCGGATAGCGGGCGAGAACATCATGCTCGACGAAGCGTCCTGTGCCGGCAAAGGCATTCCGGCGGGTGACTATGTGCGGTTGTCGGTGATCGACAGTGGCGCAGGCATGTCGCCGGAGATTCTCAATCAGGTCTTCGAGCCGTTTTTCACCACCAAGACCGATGGCCAGGGCACCGGGTTGGGCCTGAGCATGGTGTTCGGGTTCGTCAAGCAGAGCGGCGGGCATATCGAGATCGCCAGCGACCTGGGCAAGGGCACGCGGGCGCAGATGTACTTTCCTCGCAGCTACCAGCCTGAAGCCGGCGAACAGACCCACGACTACACGCCCCAGCCCGGCAGGCATGAGACGATCCTGGTGGTGGAGGACAACGATGCGGTGCGCAGTGCATCGGTGGAGTTGCTCGAACAGTCCGGCTATCGAACCCTCACCGCCGCCAATGCCGATGCGGCCATGAAGCTGTTGCTTGAAGGCGCCAAGATAGACCTGATTTTCACCGACGTGGTCATGCCCGGCCTGATCAAGAGTTCCGATCTGGCGGCCTGGGCCAAGGTGCAGACGCCGCCGGTGCCAGTACTGTTCACGTCAGGCAACACAAAGGACATCATTTCCCGCAACCATCAACTGAGCCCTGATACCCATCTGCTGAGCAAACCCTATGGGCCGGATGCGTTGACCCGTATGGTCCGGTCGGTGCTCGGCGGCTGA
- a CDS encoding DUF4142 domain-containing protein: protein MDGFTLRQLGLAVALSTSMGMAWAASSNDFVDNAAAGGIAEIETSKLALEKSASADVKEFANKMIADHTKANQELMTLAKKHDIEVPDETTLVKKAKAKILDMRDESFDAAYANNQVKAHEETITLFKKEAETVTDDKKPGNTELKAFAQKMLPDLQHHLELAKKLQAAHPSK, encoded by the coding sequence ATGGACGGATTTACCCTGCGTCAACTCGGCCTGGCAGTTGCCCTGAGTACCAGCATGGGCATGGCATGGGCCGCGAGTTCCAACGACTTTGTCGACAACGCGGCGGCCGGTGGCATTGCGGAAATCGAAACCAGCAAACTGGCGCTGGAAAAGAGCGCATCGGCGGACGTCAAGGAGTTCGCCAACAAGATGATCGCCGACCACACCAAGGCCAACCAGGAGTTGATGACCCTGGCGAAAAAGCACGACATCGAAGTGCCGGACGAAACCACTCTGGTGAAAAAGGCGAAGGCCAAGATTCTTGACATGCGCGATGAATCCTTCGATGCCGCCTATGCCAACAATCAGGTCAAGGCCCACGAAGAAACCATCACCCTGTTCAAGAAAGAAGCCGAGACCGTCACGGACGACAAGAAGCCTGGCAACACCGAGCTCAAGGCGTTCGCCCAGAAGATGCTGCCGGATCTGCAACACCACCTGGAACTGGCCAAGAAACTCCAGGCCGCACACCCCAGCAAGTAG
- a CDS encoding YdcH family protein, producing the protein MPVSHDLCQDLKCKKDLIQQKRSENPRLDSLLHKYSQLDAEVVDAEKPTSAALPDVALETLKKKRLQVKDEIMEHLQK; encoded by the coding sequence ATGCCGGTGTCCCATGATCTGTGCCAGGATCTCAAGTGCAAAAAAGACCTCATCCAGCAAAAGCGCAGCGAGAATCCAAGACTCGACTCGCTGCTTCACAAATACTCCCAACTTGATGCCGAGGTGGTAGACGCCGAGAAGCCGACGTCCGCCGCACTGCCTGACGTCGCCTTGGAGACGCTCAAGAAGAAACGATTGCAGGTCAAGGACGAGATCATGGAGCATTTGCAGAAGTAA
- a CDS encoding LysR family transcriptional regulator codes for MDIDLARTFLEIVRHGSLAAAADKLHVTQTAITARVQKLESQLGCALFVRNRAGARLTTDGEAFVVYANQLVQTWEAARRDLPLPEGYRNVLHIGGEVSLCNPLMLTWARELRRTIPGHALRMDIRDGEKLLQQLELGLLDAAVVYQPEYWPRLQVEQLLEEKLILVRLANCPEPYVYIDWGVDFRRQHDTALPDKAKAAVTFNLGPLALQYILENGGSGYFRTRVVQSYLDSGILERVPKAPEFNYPTYLVYSRDRDSAALQQAFEVLRTLVRSGSDWSQRWDPLS; via the coding sequence ATGGACATCGACCTCGCCCGCACCTTCCTGGAAATTGTCCGCCACGGCAGTCTCGCCGCGGCGGCCGACAAGCTGCATGTCACTCAGACGGCGATTACCGCTCGGGTACAGAAACTGGAGAGCCAGCTCGGCTGTGCGCTGTTCGTGCGCAACCGTGCCGGCGCACGGCTGACCACCGACGGCGAAGCCTTCGTCGTCTACGCCAATCAGCTCGTGCAGACCTGGGAAGCGGCCCGCCGGGACCTGCCGCTGCCCGAGGGCTATCGCAATGTGCTGCACATCGGTGGCGAGGTCAGCCTGTGCAATCCCCTGATGCTCACTTGGGCCCGTGAACTGCGTCGGACGATTCCCGGCCATGCCTTGCGCATGGACATCCGCGACGGCGAGAAACTGTTGCAACAGCTCGAGCTGGGTCTGCTGGATGCCGCGGTGGTGTACCAACCCGAGTACTGGCCGCGACTGCAGGTTGAACAGTTGCTGGAAGAGAAACTGATCCTGGTGCGCCTGGCCAATTGCCCGGAGCCCTACGTGTACATCGACTGGGGCGTCGATTTCCGTCGCCAGCACGACACCGCCCTGCCGGACAAGGCCAAGGCTGCCGTCACCTTCAACCTCGGCCCCCTGGCCTTGCAATACATCCTGGAAAACGGCGGCAGCGGCTACTTTCGCACGCGCGTCGTGCAGAGCTATCTGGATAGCGGCATCCTGGAGCGGGTGCCCAAGGCGCCGGAGTTCAACTACCCGACTTACCTGGTCTATTCCCGGGACCGGGATTCGGCGGCCTTGCAACAGGCGTTCGAGGTGTTGCGGACGCTCGTCAGGAGCGGCAGTGACTGGTCCCAACGCTGGGATCCGCTGAGTTGA
- a CDS encoding SCP2 sterol-binding domain-containing protein, translated as MTSVVDAVQKMKEKFNPAAAAGLDLVFGFNITDEDKQYALIVKDGTCKLQEGENADANCTLVMDSETLKGIVSGETDGMQAFMGGKLRVEGDMMLSMKLSELFPA; from the coding sequence ATGACCTCCGTAGTCGACGCCGTACAAAAGATGAAAGAAAAATTCAACCCAGCCGCCGCTGCCGGCCTGGACCTGGTATTCGGTTTCAACATCACCGACGAAGACAAGCAGTACGCCCTGATCGTCAAGGACGGTACCTGTAAATTGCAGGAAGGCGAAAATGCCGACGCCAACTGCACACTGGTGATGGACAGCGAAACCCTGAAGGGCATCGTCAGCGGTGAAACCGACGGCATGCAGGCATTCATGGGCGGCAAATTGCGTGTCGAAGGCGATATGATGCTGTCGATGAAGCTCTCCGAGCTGTTCCCGGCCTGA
- a CDS encoding histidine phosphatase family protein: protein MGSIYLIRHGQASFGADDYDVLSPNGLRQAEVLGSHLAELGVVFDRCLSGDLRRQQDTATGALGRMSAAGLPVPEVETDAAFNEFDADAVIRALLPDMLPQEPEALYILRNAAQNRAEFQRIFALVVERWLSGQYDPPGLESWQGFVERVQAGLRRILEQADNSHKIAVFTSGGTITALLHLVTRIPARQAFELNWQIVNTSLNHLKFRGRDVALASFNSHAHLQLLKTPDLITYR from the coding sequence GTGGGCAGTATTTATCTGATTCGACATGGCCAGGCCTCCTTTGGTGCGGACGACTACGATGTCCTTTCACCTAATGGCCTGCGCCAGGCAGAGGTGCTGGGCAGCCACCTGGCGGAGCTCGGTGTCGTGTTCGATCGCTGCCTCTCGGGCGACCTGCGTCGTCAGCAGGATACCGCCACCGGCGCCTTGGGCCGGATGTCCGCCGCCGGGCTGCCGGTTCCCGAAGTGGAAACCGACGCCGCGTTCAACGAATTCGATGCCGACGCAGTGATCCGCGCCTTGCTGCCGGACATGCTGCCCCAGGAGCCCGAGGCCCTGTACATCTTGCGCAATGCCGCACAGAACCGCGCCGAATTCCAGCGCATTTTCGCCCTCGTGGTCGAGCGCTGGCTCAGCGGCCAGTACGACCCGCCCGGGCTGGAGAGCTGGCAGGGTTTCGTCGAGCGGGTCCAGGCCGGCCTGCGGCGCATCCTGGAACAGGCCGACAACAGCCACAAGATCGCCGTGTTCACGTCCGGCGGCACGATTACCGCCCTGCTCCACCTGGTCACCCGGATACCGGCCCGTCAGGCCTTCGAACTGAACTGGCAAATCGTCAACACCTCGCTCAACCACTTGAAATTCAGGGGGCGCGACGTGGCCCTGGCTTCCTTCAACAGTCATGCTCACCTGCAACTGCTGAAGACCCCGGACCTCATCACCTATCGTTGA
- the sohB gene encoding protease SohB produces MEFFIEYAGFLAKTVTLVIAILVVLASFAALRSKGRRKSAGQLQVSKLNDFYKGLRERLEQTLLDKDQLKALRKSEGKAEKTQKKQKDKPAAKPRVFVLDFDGDIKASATESLRHEITALLTLATPKDEVVLRLESGGGMVHSYGLASSQLARIRQAGVPLTVCIDKVAASGGYMMACIGEKIISAPFAILGSIGVVAQLPNVNRLLKKHDIDFEVLTAGEYKRTLTVFGENTEKGREKFQQELDITHDLFKSFVSNYRPQLAIDEVATGEVWLGVAALGKHLVDELKTSDEYLAERAKNAELYHLHYAERKSLQERVGIAASGSVDRVLLSWWSRLTQQRFW; encoded by the coding sequence GTGGAGTTCTTTATCGAATACGCCGGTTTTCTGGCCAAGACCGTGACGCTGGTCATCGCCATCCTGGTGGTGCTGGCCAGTTTTGCTGCCCTGCGCAGCAAGGGACGGCGCAAGTCGGCCGGCCAGTTGCAGGTGAGCAAACTCAACGATTTCTACAAGGGACTGCGCGAGCGCCTGGAACAGACGCTGCTGGACAAGGATCAGCTCAAGGCCCTGCGCAAGAGCGAAGGCAAGGCTGAAAAAACGCAGAAGAAACAGAAGGATAAACCGGCGGCCAAGCCCCGGGTGTTCGTGCTGGATTTCGACGGCGACATCAAGGCCTCGGCCACCGAGAGCCTGCGTCATGAAATCACCGCGCTGCTGACCCTGGCGACGCCCAAGGATGAAGTGGTGCTGCGCCTGGAAAGCGGTGGCGGCATGGTCCACAGCTATGGACTGGCCTCGTCGCAACTGGCGCGGATCCGCCAGGCCGGCGTACCGCTGACCGTGTGCATCGACAAAGTCGCGGCCAGTGGCGGGTACATGATGGCCTGCATCGGCGAGAAGATTATCAGCGCGCCTTTCGCCATCCTCGGCTCCATCGGCGTCGTGGCCCAGTTGCCGAACGTCAACCGCCTGCTGAAGAAGCACGACATCGACTTCGAAGTGCTGACCGCCGGCGAGTACAAGCGCACGCTGACGGTGTTCGGCGAAAACACCGAGAAAGGCCGGGAGAAATTCCAGCAAGAGCTGGACATCACCCACGACTTGTTCAAGAGCTTCGTGTCCAACTACCGCCCGCAACTGGCCATTGACGAAGTGGCGACCGGCGAGGTCTGGCTGGGTGTCGCCGCGCTCGGCAAGCACCTGGTGGACGAGTTGAAGACCAGCGACGAATACCTGGCCGAGCGCGCCAAGAACGCCGAGCTGTACCACCTGCACTATGCCGAACGCAAAAGCCTGCAGGAGCGCGTCGGCATCGCGGCCAGCGGTTCGGTGGACCGGGTGTTGTTGAGCTGGTGGAGCCGATTGACCCAGCAGCGGTTCTGGTAA